From Pelosinus fermentans DSM 17108, the proteins below share one genomic window:
- a CDS encoding DUF362 domain-containing protein, with translation MEIVSIAQSKSYKQEEVEKAVYDCLDGIPGIKGRLKNGARVLVKVNLLKKNAPVDAVTTHPAVVEAIVRYLQGLGCSVIIGDSPGGPYNVKRLISIYKATGMTKVSENTGCELNYDTSAVAILNEKAQKLKQMQIIKIAEEVDFIVSAAKFKTHGMMLYTGGVKNLFGVIPGLTKAEYHFKMNNAENFAHHLIDICEYIKPVFTIIDAIEGMEGDGPSAGEKRQVGLLLASENPYALDTVGAHIMGMRPLQVPTVKVAKERGLFSGELKELSVRGLQLEDIHIPPFKLPGSLGKSLVSGKVPRFVEEFLINALRAQPVFNYNRCISCGECARGCPAKIIDMSSGKPILDLNQCISCFCCHELCPKRAVTIKKHWLHRLVFR, from the coding sequence ATGGAAATAGTCAGTATTGCCCAATCGAAAAGCTACAAGCAGGAAGAAGTAGAAAAGGCGGTTTATGATTGCCTGGATGGAATTCCTGGAATTAAAGGCAGGCTAAAAAACGGAGCCAGGGTTTTGGTTAAGGTCAACTTATTAAAGAAAAATGCTCCAGTAGATGCGGTGACCACTCATCCGGCAGTTGTCGAGGCGATCGTCAGGTATCTTCAAGGATTAGGGTGCAGCGTCATTATAGGGGATAGCCCGGGCGGCCCCTATAATGTAAAACGATTGATCAGCATTTATAAAGCTACTGGGATGACGAAAGTCTCAGAAAATACCGGCTGTGAATTAAATTATGATACGTCAGCTGTTGCTATTCTGAATGAAAAGGCACAGAAATTGAAGCAAATGCAAATCATAAAAATTGCGGAAGAGGTTGATTTCATTGTATCGGCAGCCAAATTTAAGACACATGGAATGATGCTTTATACTGGAGGGGTAAAAAATTTATTTGGCGTTATCCCCGGGCTAACAAAAGCTGAATATCATTTTAAAATGAATAATGCGGAAAATTTTGCTCATCATCTCATTGATATATGTGAGTATATTAAACCTGTTTTTACAATCATTGACGCAATCGAAGGCATGGAAGGGGATGGGCCTTCTGCAGGGGAAAAAAGACAGGTTGGATTGCTTCTGGCGTCTGAGAATCCTTATGCATTGGATACAGTAGGAGCTCATATCATGGGAATGCGGCCCTTGCAAGTTCCGACTGTAAAAGTTGCAAAGGAAAGAGGCCTTTTCAGCGGAGAGCTTAAAGAACTGTCAGTTAGAGGGCTGCAGTTAGAAGATATACACATACCTCCTTTTAAATTGCCTGGCTCTTTAGGTAAAAGCTTGGTAAGCGGAAAGGTTCCCCGATTTGTTGAAGAGTTCTTAATCAATGCATTGCGGGCACAACCCGTATTTAACTATAATCGTTGCATTTCCTGTGGTGAGTGTGCTAGGGGATGTCCTGCCAAGATCATTGATATGAGTTCTGGTAAGCCAATATTAGATCTCAATCAATGTATAAGTTGTTTTTGCTGCCACGAATTATGCCCCAAGAGAGCCGTTACTATAAAAAAACATTGGCTGCATAGACTAGTATTTAGATAA
- a CDS encoding sugar phosphate isomerase/epimerase family protein, whose product MNESIRQYMRIGLIHFMAYPAVIKGEGPIEETFKKIAIDDYFEVAEITWMKDKEVRKNVKKMIETSHMIVTYGGQPRLLTTGLNINNIDEAGRLAALASLKEGIDEAYEMGAKGFAFLSGNYTEEKKEEAYQALLASTKELCRYAKEKGSMSVVLEVFDYDVDKKSLIGPVALAKRYAEDMRAEYDNFGLMVDLSHLPLLHESAQESLIPIKEYIFHAHMGNCVVKDSSLPAYGDAHPRFGFPGGENDVDELVEYLRVLMDIGFISKEKRPIVSFEVKPFGDEDPDLVVANAKRVLNLAWEKV is encoded by the coding sequence ATGAATGAATCAATACGTCAATATATGAGAATCGGTCTAATCCACTTTATGGCTTATCCTGCTGTAATAAAAGGGGAAGGTCCTATTGAGGAAACCTTTAAAAAAATTGCCATTGATGATTACTTTGAGGTTGCGGAAATTACTTGGATGAAAGATAAAGAAGTTAGGAAAAATGTCAAAAAAATGATTGAAACTTCTCATATGATTGTCACATATGGTGGTCAGCCGCGCCTTCTTACCACTGGTCTTAATATTAATAATATTGATGAAGCTGGACGTTTAGCAGCCTTGGCTTCTCTTAAGGAAGGCATTGATGAAGCTTATGAAATGGGGGCAAAAGGTTTTGCTTTCTTGAGTGGTAATTATACAGAAGAGAAAAAAGAGGAAGCTTACCAAGCTCTTCTTGCATCCACAAAAGAATTATGCCGTTATGCCAAAGAAAAGGGCAGTATGTCAGTGGTACTAGAAGTATTTGACTATGATGTTGATAAAAAATCACTGATTGGACCTGTAGCTTTGGCTAAAAGATATGCTGAAGATATGAGAGCCGAATATGATAATTTTGGCTTGATGGTAGATTTAAGTCATTTACCGTTGCTTCATGAATCTGCTCAAGAATCCCTGATTCCAATTAAAGAGTATATCTTCCACGCTCATATGGGTAATTGTGTGGTAAAAGATTCATCATTGCCTGCTTACGGCGATGCTCATCCTCGTTTCGGTTTTCCAGGCGGTGAGAATGATGTTGATGAGCTGGTAGAATATCTAAGAGTGCTGATGGATATTGGTTTTATCAGCAAAGAAAAACGACCAATCGTTAGCTTTGAAGTAAAACCTTTCGGTGATGAAGATCCTGATCTTGTGGTCGCTAATGCTAAGAGAGTTCTAAATCTAGCTTGGGAAAAGGTATAA
- a CDS encoding transketolase family protein yields MKAMREAYGEALAELGKINPQVVTLDADVSGSTRSALFGQAFPDRFFNVGIAEGNMAAMAAGFALADKIPFINTFAFLMAVRATDPIRSLIAYNKLNVKVVGAYGGFSDSYDGGSHQAIEDVAIMRSLPNLKVIVPADEYAARASVTAVAEYIGPVYLRLSRAEVPPVYNAAHCPFSIGKGNVLAEGKNVTIIANGYMVHRAMEARKILLSEGIVAEVIDMHTIKPIDSELVIQSAAKTGAVVSVEEATVIGGLGSAVAEVLVENKPVPMELVGVKDVFGESGDYNELLAKHGLDTPSIVEAVRRVIAKK; encoded by the coding sequence ATGAAAGCAATGAGAGAAGCATACGGCGAAGCTTTAGCAGAATTGGGAAAAATCAATCCTCAAGTGGTAACTTTAGATGCGGATGTATCTGGTTCTACCCGTTCAGCCTTGTTTGGTCAAGCCTTTCCTGATCGGTTTTTCAACGTGGGAATTGCCGAAGGCAATATGGCAGCAATGGCTGCAGGCTTTGCTTTGGCAGATAAAATACCCTTTATCAACACCTTTGCCTTTTTAATGGCAGTGAGAGCCACAGACCCTATTCGCAGTCTTATTGCTTATAATAAGCTCAACGTTAAAGTGGTTGGTGCGTATGGCGGTTTTTCAGATTCCTACGATGGTGGCAGCCACCAGGCAATAGAAGACGTAGCCATCATGCGCTCTCTTCCTAATCTTAAGGTAATTGTGCCAGCGGATGAGTATGCAGCTAGAGCCTCAGTTACGGCGGTTGCGGAATATATTGGCCCCGTATATTTACGATTAAGCAGAGCAGAAGTCCCCCCAGTGTATAACGCAGCTCATTGTCCTTTTTCTATTGGTAAAGGCAATGTCTTGGCAGAGGGGAAAAATGTGACCATTATTGCTAACGGCTATATGGTTCATCGGGCAATGGAAGCTAGAAAAATACTGCTATCAGAGGGAATTGTCGCTGAAGTAATTGATATGCACACTATTAAGCCCATTGATAGCGAACTAGTGATTCAATCGGCGGCAAAAACTGGCGCAGTAGTTAGTGTGGAAGAAGCTACTGTCATTGGTGGTCTTGGCTCAGCAGTAGCAGAGGTACTAGTAGAAAATAAACCTGTACCTATGGAATTGGTAGGCGTTAAGGATGTATTTGGTGAGTCAGGTGATTATAATGAATTGCTGGCGAAACACGGACTGGATACTCCATCCATAGTGGAAGCTGTACGTCGTGTAATTGCTAAGAAATAA
- a CDS encoding transketolase, which yields MALTAEKVSQLEEITKKMRIDIIETLYKVQTGHPGGSLSAVEIMTTLYFNHMRVDCTTPGCPDRDRFIASKGHCAPVVYTTLACKGYFPEEELGSLRQLGCMLQGHPDMKRIPGVDLSTGSLGLGLSVGVGLASAAKLDKKDYNTYVLLGDGELQEGQNWEAFMAGAKYKLNNLIAIVDYNGVQLDGTVDDVMPLGNLRKKFEAFDWHVIECDGHDLVALDKAFTAAKQEAGMPSVIIAKTIKGKGVSFMEGKNTWHGKAIGKQEYETAIAELGGSI from the coding sequence ATGGCATTAACTGCGGAAAAAGTCAGTCAATTAGAAGAAATTACTAAGAAAATGCGTATTGATATTATTGAGACATTGTATAAGGTGCAAACAGGTCACCCTGGTGGATCATTGTCAGCTGTTGAAATCATGACAACACTTTATTTTAATCATATGCGGGTGGATTGCACTACACCAGGTTGTCCTGACAGAGATCGGTTCATTGCCTCCAAAGGACATTGTGCACCGGTTGTTTATACGACGCTTGCTTGTAAAGGGTATTTTCCAGAAGAAGAACTTGGCAGTCTGCGCCAGCTAGGTTGTATGCTGCAGGGACATCCTGATATGAAACGGATACCGGGAGTTGACTTATCAACTGGTTCCTTGGGATTAGGTCTTTCTGTTGGTGTTGGTTTGGCCTCAGCGGCTAAATTGGACAAAAAGGACTATAATACCTATGTACTCTTAGGCGATGGTGAACTGCAGGAAGGGCAAAACTGGGAAGCGTTCATGGCAGGTGCTAAATATAAATTAAATAACTTGATTGCCATTGTTGATTATAATGGTGTTCAGCTCGATGGTACAGTGGATGATGTCATGCCGTTAGGAAATCTACGCAAGAAATTTGAAGCTTTTGACTGGCATGTTATTGAGTGTGATGGTCATGACTTAGTAGCTTTAGATAAAGCTTTTACTGCTGCAAAACAAGAGGCCGGCATGCCATCAGTGATTATTGCGAAAACCATCAAAGGTAAAGGGGTTTCCTTCATGGAAGGCAAAAATACATGGCATGGCAAAGCCATTGGCAAGCAAGAATATGAAACAGCCATTGCAGAATTGGGAGGTAGCATATAA
- the lplT gene encoding lysophospholipid transporter LplT has protein sequence MRLKLSPLNALFLAQFISAFVDNMILFIALGIIHRDGYPGYYLPLVQSTFLLSYIVLSPWVGRFADKKAKSQVLMVGNVIKTLGILLLLAKCDPALSYGVVGIGAVIYSPAKYGILPFLARGEDALLRANSSLESYTIVAILTGSVAGGYLSDISIVLSLITCIALYLLSIGVNTLIPKDPGNRSIQYRNAITEFAGDAIALFRDKQSHFSLIGTGSFWMASAVLRMIIFAWVPLILGIRSGINISMIIAVTGIGIAIGAVITPYLVTVKEYQRTAWYGLGMGLCILAFLWVTTLPIAIIFLLLIGCMGGIFIVPMNACLQHVGHQTIGAGKTIAIQNFVENSFMFLGVGAYTLALKLGVSIHTSLAAAGIVLLAFVAYLIVLTYKKADAD, from the coding sequence GTGCGTCTTAAGCTTTCGCCCCTCAACGCCTTATTCTTAGCTCAATTTATATCTGCCTTTGTTGATAACATGATCTTATTCATTGCCTTGGGAATTATCCATAGAGACGGCTATCCTGGCTATTATCTGCCTCTCGTACAAAGCACTTTTTTATTATCTTATATTGTTTTATCTCCCTGGGTTGGCAGGTTTGCGGATAAGAAAGCAAAATCTCAAGTATTAATGGTGGGCAATGTCATAAAGACATTGGGAATACTCCTTCTCCTTGCAAAATGCGATCCCGCATTGAGCTACGGCGTGGTAGGTATCGGTGCTGTCATTTATAGTCCCGCGAAATATGGTATCCTGCCCTTTCTGGCAAGAGGAGAGGATGCCCTCCTGCGGGCAAACTCCAGCTTAGAAAGCTATACTATAGTAGCCATTCTTACAGGCTCTGTTGCAGGGGGGTATTTATCCGATATCTCCATTGTGCTGTCATTGATAACCTGTATCGCGCTTTATCTACTATCCATTGGCGTAAATACACTCATACCAAAAGATCCCGGCAACAGAAGCATTCAATATCGTAACGCGATTACCGAATTTGCTGGCGATGCAATAGCCTTGTTTCGTGATAAACAAAGCCATTTTTCCCTGATTGGTACCGGCTCATTCTGGATGGCATCAGCGGTCTTACGGATGATTATCTTTGCATGGGTGCCCCTTATCCTTGGCATTCGCAGCGGGATAAATATTAGTATGATTATTGCCGTTACCGGCATTGGCATAGCCATAGGAGCAGTAATTACCCCTTATCTCGTTACCGTGAAAGAGTATCAGCGCACTGCATGGTATGGTTTGGGTATGGGACTTTGCATTCTAGCATTCTTATGGGTTACGACCTTACCCATCGCCATTATCTTTTTACTCTTAATCGGCTGTATGGGAGGCATCTTTATCGTTCCTATGAATGCGTGTCTGCAGCATGTCGGTCATCAAACCATAGGAGCAGGCAAGACTATCGCCATCCAAAATTTCGTGGAAAATAGTTTTATGTTTCTCGGGGTAGGGGCCTATACTCTTGCTTTAAAATTAGGCGTATCCATTCATACTTCACTGGCTGCTGCCGGCATCGTCTTACTGGCTTTTGTTGCCTACTTGATTGTACTAACCTATAAAAAAGCTGATGCTGACTAA
- a CDS encoding sigma-54-dependent Fis family transcriptional regulator, giving the protein MGKIIFFIPRLQDAALVEEIFNKENNSKWTLEVCFAKGVRQISQRKIQADVVIARGLTGYAAKRLLHDTPVIELPITAYDILRAVIDCRKAFGVQKIAIVGSPDMVCNVNTIKEISGMEIEILLIEDEADGERKISEARLRGVTTVIGGGTATSIAESFGLHTMMINSGEEGIYQALREAIRVALVRHQEQERAEQFRMILEYSIEGIIAVDAAGKISVINQSAAEMTGVEISNIGQMAEKLVPQFQMERVLKSGKAELGIFKKVGGKQVAINCVPIVIKEEMVGAVATFRPLSAIQELEGRFRTKLHRKGLVAKLSFSDIITDNSLMTETIHLAQEFSGVDSNVLILGDTGVGKEVFAQSIHNASKRQYGPFVAVNCAALPENLLESELFGYVDGAFTGASRTGKMGLFEQAHQGTIFLDEVGEISPNIQARLLRVLQEREVMRIGDDRVIPVDVRVVAATNRNLKKAMQDGGFRPDLFYRLNVLKLEIPPLRHRPEDILKLLNCFMADYAQRFQRPTKKLTQAACELLKQYEWPGNVRELKNIAERLIVLRIQDSECIDERNMRDILSLPSEDTIKCPNQSIRNSGTFSQRKRAAQAEKIEKVLQETNFDLDKAAQLLGISRTTLWRRQKETFAKI; this is encoded by the coding sequence AGAGGTCTTACTGGCTATGCTGCCAAGCGGTTATTGCATGATACACCAGTTATTGAGCTGCCGATTACCGCGTATGATATTTTAAGAGCTGTAATAGACTGTCGCAAAGCGTTTGGAGTACAGAAAATTGCCATTGTCGGTTCACCTGATATGGTCTGTAATGTGAATACAATCAAAGAGATTAGTGGTATGGAAATAGAGATTCTTCTGATTGAAGATGAGGCGGACGGGGAACGCAAAATCTCTGAAGCTAGGCTGCGTGGCGTTACGACAGTTATCGGCGGAGGCACAGCCACTTCTATCGCTGAATCATTTGGACTTCATACGATGATGATAAATTCTGGTGAAGAAGGCATATACCAAGCGCTGCGGGAGGCAATACGAGTTGCCCTTGTCCGGCATCAGGAGCAAGAGCGGGCAGAACAGTTCCGAATGATTTTAGAGTATTCTATAGAAGGAATTATTGCTGTTGATGCGGCAGGTAAGATCAGCGTGATCAATCAGTCAGCTGCTGAAATGACAGGTGTTGAAATTTCTAATATAGGTCAGATGGCTGAAAAATTAGTGCCTCAATTTCAGATGGAAAGAGTATTAAAGAGTGGAAAGGCTGAACTTGGGATCTTTAAAAAGGTGGGAGGTAAGCAAGTTGCTATTAATTGTGTTCCCATTGTTATAAAGGAAGAAATGGTTGGTGCTGTGGCAACATTCCGGCCTTTAAGTGCCATACAAGAACTTGAGGGCAGATTCCGCACAAAACTGCACCGAAAAGGTTTGGTTGCCAAGTTGAGTTTTTCAGATATTATTACGGATAATTCTCTGATGACAGAAACGATCCATCTTGCTCAAGAGTTTAGCGGAGTTGATTCAAATGTACTCATTCTGGGAGATACAGGCGTGGGGAAAGAAGTGTTTGCCCAGAGCATACATAATGCGAGTAAGAGGCAATATGGACCATTTGTTGCTGTGAATTGTGCAGCCCTTCCAGAAAATTTGTTGGAAAGCGAGCTTTTCGGCTATGTGGATGGTGCATTTACGGGAGCGTCTCGAACAGGAAAGATGGGCTTATTTGAGCAGGCCCATCAAGGTACTATTTTTTTGGATGAGGTTGGTGAAATATCTCCTAATATTCAGGCTCGGCTACTGCGTGTGCTTCAAGAACGTGAAGTTATGAGAATTGGAGACGACCGGGTAATACCTGTAGATGTTAGGGTAGTGGCGGCAACCAATCGAAATTTAAAGAAAGCAATGCAGGATGGTGGCTTCCGGCCGGATTTATTCTATCGTTTGAATGTTTTAAAGTTGGAAATCCCTCCGTTACGTCATCGACCAGAAGATATATTGAAACTATTAAATTGTTTTATGGCTGATTATGCTCAACGTTTTCAAAGACCAACGAAAAAGTTAACCCAAGCAGCTTGTGAATTGCTAAAACAATATGAGTGGCCGGGAAATGTGCGGGAATTGAAGAATATTGCAGAGCGGCTCATTGTATTGCGTATACAAGATAGTGAATGTATAGATGAAAGAAATATGAGAGACATATTGTCATTGCCAAGTGAAGATACGATTAAATGCCCGAATCAATCCATCAGGAATAGTGGTACATTTAGTCAGCGAAAACGAGCTGCACAGGCCGAAAAGATTGAGAAAGTTCTTCAAGAAACAAATTTTGATCTTGATAAAGCGGCGCAGTTACTGGGGATTAGTCGAACGACATTATGGCGGAGGCAAAAAGAAACTTTCGCCAAAATATGA
- a CDS encoding PdxA family dehydrogenase gives MKPILGITLGEAAGIGPELIAKLAANDRLRPYCRPVLIGDARVLELGKKIANVKFPVAIVENVSAIDWDGPISILDQKNFDPTYLEMGKINVPSGKVTGDTLVTALHLLDKREIQGMVFAPLNKQAFILGGYDYEDEHALFREFFKWEKPAGIMNVLDKLWTFRVTCHIPISEVACSLNKENILSAIQLADATLRLAGYELPRIGVAALNPHAGEGGLCGSEEVTIIQPAIAAARAEGIEALGPFSADTIFIAAFKGDYDAVLTMYHDQGQIATKLIGFDIGVTVAAGLPYPITTPEHGTAFDIAGKGIAKTDATEQAIIIAAKMAGWRG, from the coding sequence ATGAAGCCCATATTAGGGATAACACTCGGAGAGGCTGCAGGAATTGGCCCTGAACTTATTGCAAAGCTGGCTGCTAATGATCGATTGAGGCCTTATTGCCGCCCTGTACTTATCGGGGATGCGCGAGTCTTGGAGTTGGGGAAAAAAATTGCAAATGTGAAGTTTCCAGTGGCTATTGTTGAGAATGTATCAGCAATTGACTGGGACGGACCTATTTCCATTCTGGATCAAAAGAACTTTGATCCGACTTATTTGGAAATGGGAAAGATTAATGTGCCTTCTGGAAAAGTGACTGGCGATACGTTGGTGACGGCTCTTCATTTGCTGGATAAGAGAGAGATTCAAGGCATGGTGTTCGCGCCGCTGAATAAGCAGGCGTTCATTTTGGGAGGGTATGATTACGAAGATGAGCATGCCTTGTTTCGTGAATTTTTCAAATGGGAGAAGCCTGCCGGGATTATGAATGTGCTGGACAAGCTATGGACATTTCGAGTTACCTGCCATATACCGATCAGTGAAGTAGCATGTAGTTTGAATAAAGAAAATATATTGAGCGCAATTCAGTTAGCGGATGCTACGTTGCGGCTTGCCGGATATGAACTTCCACGAATTGGTGTGGCGGCATTAAATCCTCATGCTGGTGAAGGTGGATTATGCGGCAGCGAAGAGGTGACTATTATTCAGCCGGCCATCGCAGCGGCGCGTGCTGAGGGCATTGAGGCATTGGGACCTTTTTCAGCAGATACCATCTTTATCGCTGCATTTAAGGGAGATTATGATGCTGTTCTTACGATGTACCATGATCAAGGACAAATTGCTACGAAATTGATCGGTTTTGATATCGGGGTCACTGTTGCTGCCGGACTGCCTTACCCTATTACTACACCGGAACATGGGACAGCGTTTGATATTGCCGGCAAAGGGATAGCGAAAACAGATGCAACAGAGCAGGCAATTATCATTGCTGCAAAAATGGCCGGCTGGCGGGGCTGA
- a CDS encoding zinc-dependent alcohol dehydrogenase produces MLQAVLEKPKTIVFHEIPIPEPGKDEVLLKVSRIGICGSDIHVYHGKHKYATLPVVQGHEGSGVIAKAGSEVSGLMIGEKVTIRPQLFCKECIMCRKGRYNLCLDYKVIGVLGSTTGMASEYFLIKASLVHKLPQGITLDQGAMVEPAAVAVHSVKLGAAPVGNKTLVVGAGPVGNLVAQAAKALGAEKVIIVDISQERLELAKKCGVDICVNSRDRSLADIIAEHFGSDGADVILDCAGAPVLVEQMVHAARRGTNIVLTGNYYDKVPVELGLVQRREINLVGVMNYLAEDYEDTIRFIARGDMKVDPLISTYFDIKDYNEAYQYIDENMAKVMKVLIKVVIDRTLLTSNQE; encoded by the coding sequence ATGTTACAGGCGGTCTTAGAAAAGCCAAAGACCATAGTATTCCATGAAATACCCATTCCCGAACCTGGCAAGGATGAGGTGCTGCTAAAAGTAAGCCGAATTGGGATTTGCGGTTCCGATATTCATGTATATCACGGTAAGCATAAATATGCTACATTGCCGGTTGTGCAAGGACATGAAGGTTCCGGAGTTATTGCCAAGGCAGGTTCTGAGGTTTCAGGATTGATGATTGGTGAAAAAGTTACGATTCGTCCGCAGCTTTTTTGCAAAGAGTGTATTATGTGCCGGAAGGGCCGATATAATCTTTGCTTAGATTATAAAGTGATTGGTGTACTTGGCAGTACTACCGGGATGGCCTCTGAGTATTTCCTAATTAAAGCATCCTTAGTTCATAAACTTCCTCAGGGAATAACTCTGGATCAGGGGGCCATGGTAGAACCGGCGGCGGTTGCTGTTCATTCCGTTAAACTAGGTGCGGCACCTGTCGGTAATAAAACGCTAGTCGTAGGGGCGGGTCCTGTGGGGAATCTTGTTGCTCAGGCAGCAAAAGCTTTAGGGGCAGAAAAAGTAATCATTGTTGATATTAGCCAAGAACGTCTGGAACTTGCTAAAAAGTGCGGAGTTGACATCTGTGTTAATTCCAGGGACCGAAGTTTAGCCGACATTATTGCAGAACATTTTGGTTCCGACGGTGCGGATGTGATTCTAGATTGCGCTGGTGCTCCTGTGCTGGTAGAGCAAATGGTGCACGCAGCTCGTCGTGGAACCAACATTGTATTAACAGGAAATTATTATGACAAAGTGCCAGTAGAATTGGGGCTGGTACAGCGGCGGGAAATTAATTTAGTGGGTGTCATGAATTATCTGGCGGAAGATTATGAGGATACCATTCGCTTTATTGCTAGGGGAGATATGAAAGTAGATCCGCTGATCTCCACTTATTTTGATATTAAGGACTACAATGAGGCATATCAGTACATTGATGAAAATATGGCCAAAGTAATGAAGGTGCTAATAAAGGTGGTGATTGATAGAACGCTATTGACTTCTAACCAAGAATAA